GTCTGAAGACGGAACTGGCAGCATTGGATAGAAAAATACAGTTAGAATTGGCACCACCTGTTCAAGAAAAGGATATAAGTGATAAACCTCAAAAAGAAAACAACACTATCAAATCGGGAGAATTCTACGCAGATACTATAGTACAACAAGAAAGGAAGGTCCGAATTGGTCTTTAATTGGTCTATTTATAAAGTGGCAAGCAAACTTATTATGAGTTTGTTTGCTACTACTTTTTCTTAATACTATATAAATTATCTAAACACAGATAGTTCTTCGTTCACATTTTGATATCAAAGTAATGAAAAACAGTATTTGTTTATACAAAATTTCTGAGATATTAAAGCGATTAGGCTTAAATAGTCTTAAATTTGTGTTGCAGTATTTATAATTCCTGCCATTTCTTGTCTTTTCTCAATAAATTTTCGTATTTTTGCAGTCGGATTGTATAGCCAGACCGCAGTTGTCGCTGTAAGACGAGTTCTTTCATGATAACCGAGTCGGCAGCCTACGCCGTGCTGAGTGTAGTGAAGTCAACCATGACATATCTATACGAAAGCGGGCTTTGGGTGGGAAAGCAATCCAGACATAATGGAAGGCGTTTATCGACGCTGTGTTTAAGACTTCCTGTAATCTAGCAAATTAACAGTTAATCATAGTCTTGAATATGGTCAACGGTAGATGTCCCGGGTGTGATTATTTCAATCCCGTGGAGACCTTGTAAGCATAGATTGTACCCTTTCGGGCGCAATCAAATGTATTATATAGGTCTCTTTACACGGACATGATTTTCATATCGGCGTGGGCTCTGACGTTGTCTGTTCAACTATGATAGGCAATTGCTAGAGCCTCAGGAAGTGGAATGGACAACAGGACGATTCCACGCTTTTTTTGTCGCAATTTAACGGATTTCTGTCTAGAAAAAAGTTAGCACCGATATGAAAGTCGATGAATGGACATCAGAAGATGTACACACCTCAGGAGGAGGTGAATTCCCTCCTTGCGCTGGACTTACCTCCAACGCCCTCCCCGAAGCTCAAAGCACAGTTTCCGCCGAGAGTTCACAAACAGGGGTGTCCACCAGAAATGCCCATATAGCAAGTAAGTCTAAAGCGCAAAAAGAGGAAGAAATTCCTCATTGGTATGCTTTACGCACCACCTATGGTAGAGAGAAAAAAGCATACGACTATATGACCGCCAAAGGCATCACGGCTTTCTATCCTACCACCGAGGTAGTGAAACTTATAAAAGGTAAGCGCAAAATTGTTATCGAGTCACGTTTACCCAACATCTTCTTCGCCTACGGTACCGAAGAACAACTCAAAACCTTTGTTTACGACAACGTAAATCTCCCATTCCTTCGTTTTTACTATCGTCACGTCCACGTTGGGCGCAGAATAGAGAAGGTTCCTATGATAGTTCCAGACTATCAGATGGAAAGTCTCAAAATCATCTGTGCTGCCGATGCGGATAATACAATCGTGTCATTAGTCGAAGTGCCAAAGTTCGAGAAAGGACAGTTGGTAAAGGTTATTGATGGTGTATTCAAAGGGGTG
The Segatella copri DNA segment above includes these coding regions:
- a CDS encoding UpxY family transcription antiterminator; this encodes MKVDEWTSEDVHTSGGGEFPPCAGLTSNALPEAQSTVSAESSQTGVSTRNAHIASKSKAQKEEEIPHWYALRTTYGREKKAYDYMTAKGITAFYPTTEVVKLIKGKRKIVIESRLPNIFFAYGTEEQLKTFVYDNVNLPFLRFYYRHVHVGRRIEKVPMIVPDYQMESLKIICAADADNTIVSLVEVPKFEKGQLVKVIDGVFKGVVGIVARWQGQQRVGVVVDDLVTMATAYIPSAFLQKI